A segment of the Nostoc sp. TCL26-01 genome:
ATAGCTTATTATTATAGAGTATTTCAACCAGATGGCAAGCAACCAGTGATCGCCTCATCAACTGTCACAAGATATTGTGATATTTGCTCGAATATCGAGTACAAAATAGTCTCCTCTTACCAGAAGATAACTTAGTTGATTTGAGAAATGATCTCAGCCAGGTCGAAATCTTTTTGTGTCAAACCACCAGCATCATGAGTGGTTAGTGATACCTTGACTTTGTTATAAGAAATCTCTATGTCTGGATGATGGCCTGCTGACTCCGCAGGTTCTACAATCTTGTTAACGAATGCGATCGCTGTAATAAAGTCTTTGAATCTATAGGTAGTCTGCAACTTAGAACCTTCTACCGTCCACCCAGACAAATGACCAGATTGGGCTTGGATTTCTGCATCACTTAGTAGTTGAGCCATTGCCATCTCCTATTTACATATTCGTGTATCTTCCGCTTACACTTTGCGCATATTTTCTTTCTTTTGAGAGAAAAATATGCAATGACACGAATTTGATATGACTATCAATAAAAATTGGAATTTGCCTACAAAAAACTATCCGCTCTGATTTAGATCAGGTAATCTAAGTCAGAGCGGTCTAGCGGGTCTTCAGGTTGCAACCAGACTGCCGGAAGGAACTCCGAGCTTTAGCCTAGCTTTTGAGCTAACTTAGTCCAAAAGACTAAGGCTAACTTTTAGAGAACAGCCCCGGCGCACAGCCGGCTAACTGCAACCTGATGACCCATGGTTATACTACTTTCTATCATGGGCATCACCTCCTTGTTGCCTAAACGGTCTTAGTTTCAAAAAGGCAGAGAATTTATCTCTGGGCTTGAGCCTTCGATTAATATAACATACAAATTTGGAGACAATAACCAAAAAAAGAAAAACCTCCGCCAAAACGCGGAGGCTTTTAACACAATGGCAAGCAATGAATCTTAAATCATGCTTAGAGAGCATTACCGCGAGGTAGTACCTCTTCGGGGAATACAAATTTTTCGTGAGGCTGGTCTTGAGGAGCCATCCAAGCGCGGATACCCTCATTCAGCAAAATGTTCTTGGTATAGAAAGTTTCAAATTCGGGGTCTTCTGCCGCACGCAATTCTTGCGATACGAAGTCATAAGCCCGCAGGTTGAGTGCCAAACCGACGATACCGACAGCACTCATCCACAAACCTGTGACTGGTACGAACAACATGAAGAAGTGCAACCAGCGTTTGTTGGAGAAAGCAATCCCGAATATCTGTGACCAGAATCGGTTAGCTGTCACCATGGAATAGGTTTCTTCTGATTGGGTGGGGTTGAAGGCACGGAAGGTGTTTGCACCATCGCCGTCTTCAAACAGGGTGTTTTCTACTGTTGCCCCGTGGATGGCGCAAAGTAACGCTCCACCTAGGACACCTGCTACGCCCATCATGTGGAAGGGGTTGAGTGTCCAGTTGTGGAACCCTTGCAGGAATAGCAAGAACCGGAATATGGCTGCGACTCCAAAGCTGGGGGCGAAGAACCATGACGATTGTCCCAATGGGTACATCAAGAAGACGCTGACGAATACCGCGATGGGTGCTGAGAATGCTAGGGCGTTGTATGGTCTGATCCCTACTAGCCGCGCAATCTCAAATTGTCTGAGCATGAACCCGATTAATGCAAAGGCTCCGTGTAACGCTACGAATGGCCATAATCCTCCCAATTGAACCCAACGGGTAAAGTCTCCTTGGGCTTCTGGTCCCCACAACAGCAATAGCGAGTGTCCCATGCTGTCTGCTGGACTTGATACTGCTACTGTCAGGAAGTTGGCTCCTTCTAGGTAGGATGATGCTAGTCCGTGGGTGTACCAGGAGGTGACGAAGGTTGTGCCGGTTAGCCAACCGCCTAGTGCTAGGAAGGCGCAGGGGAATAGTAATACTCCTGACCAGCCTACGAATACGAAGCGATCGCGCTTTAACCAGTCGTCTAGTACGTCAAACCACCCTCTGCTGGGGGCGCGTCCTACTGCGATGGTCATTACAAAAAATCTCCAGATATTATAAGTACTGCTCTGTAGATAGACAGGCGTTAACACCCGATCACATACAGAAAACAAACTAGATTGTCAATCTAGTTTACAATTTTTTACTGACTCTAATAATTCTAGATGCAAATCGCTAATTTTTCCAGTAAATATTCTGGAAAATTTAATCTGGGAATACGAAAATTATCGAAGATCAGTGGATGAGGAGTCATTGGTCAATGGTCATTAGTCATTAGTCAATGGTCAATGGTCAATGGTCATTAGCATTTCTTCTTCAACCCTGCACCCCTGCCAAATCAGTTACCAGTTAACAGTTATCAGTTACCAGTTAATAAACGTTCACTGTTCACTGTTCACACCCTCACTCTTTACTCAGCACGGGCTGCATCGCCCCGCTACCGCTAACAGCACTCAGCACTCCCCCATTCTCTATTCTCATAACGCTAAAATGAGTCCTACAGTTATATGTGATTACTGCTAAATGTTTAACATTGACTTGAGCATCAGAAATACTGCTTTCCCCATATCAGTGCAACGTAAGACAGCAGAGGACGCGGAGGCTGTTTATCAGCTTATCTTGGCAGCCATCCGTTCTGGCAACCCTGACATTGTGGAACTGAAATGTGAGGGCAAAACAGAGAAAAAGATTGCTGTCCGTGCTAGTGAAATTTCTGGGGTACAGATTACTCAGAAAGATGGTGTTACCACAAGCAGTGGTAGACCACCTGGATTTTTTGCTCTAGCTGGTGAATAACCCAAGGTAGACAAATGGCGGACGTGGGCATTTTTGTCAAAGATTTAAATTTCAGTTGGCCTAATGGTGAGATAGCGATTCAATCTTGCTCTCTGAAAGTACCTCAAGGTGAATTCTGGATGCTTTTGGGGACTAATGGCAGTGGTAAATCTACATTACTCCGACTCTTAGCTGGGCTTTTGGCTCCTCAATCTGGAGAAATTAAGGTTTTACATCCCGTGGGTTTTGTCTTCCAAAATCCTGATCACCAATTGGTGATGCCGACTGTTGGTGCTGATGTGGCTTTTGGACTGGTAGAAGAAAAACTGCCAGTGACGATGGTGAGAGCCAGAGTAGATGAGGCTTTGAGTGCAGTCAATTTGA
Coding sequences within it:
- a CDS encoding 4a-hydroxytetrahydrobiopterin dehydratase, producing MAQLLSDAEIQAQSGHLSGWTVEGSKLQTTYRFKDFITAIAFVNKIVEPAESAGHHPDIEISYNKVKVSLTTHDAGGLTQKDFDLAEIISQIN
- the psbD gene encoding photosystem II D2 protein (photosystem q(a) protein): MTIAVGRAPSRGWFDVLDDWLKRDRFVFVGWSGVLLFPCAFLALGGWLTGTTFVTSWYTHGLASSYLEGANFLTVAVSSPADSMGHSLLLLWGPEAQGDFTRWVQLGGLWPFVALHGAFALIGFMLRQFEIARLVGIRPYNALAFSAPIAVFVSVFLMYPLGQSSWFFAPSFGVAAIFRFLLFLQGFHNWTLNPFHMMGVAGVLGGALLCAIHGATVENTLFEDGDGANTFRAFNPTQSEETYSMVTANRFWSQIFGIAFSNKRWLHFFMLFVPVTGLWMSAVGIVGLALNLRAYDFVSQELRAAEDPEFETFYTKNILLNEGIRAWMAPQDQPHEKFVFPEEVLPRGNAL
- a CDS encoding ABC transporter ATP-binding protein; this encodes MADVGIFVKDLNFSWPNGEIAIQSCSLKVPQGEFWMLLGTNGSGKSTLLRLLAGLLAPQSGEIKVLHPVGFVFQNPDHQLVMPTVGADVAFGLVEEKLPVTMVRARVDEALSAVNLSALQLRPIYALSGGQKQRVAIAGAIARRCEILLLDEPTALLDPDSQLDLVASVRRLVKSRGITALWVTHRLDELNYCDGAFLLEKGRLVDQGEPQRLKQRLMEVEQVRE